Below is a window of Ischnura elegans chromosome 1, ioIscEleg1.1, whole genome shotgun sequence DNA.
aatagagtattttgaaattacatttgtatttagtatctaaaatacaatttttagatgtaatttgtattttgtatttgaaatacagattttaaaagtaatttctattttgtatctaaaatacatttgacatgtattttgcccatctctggcTGTAGTATAGAGGCAAAAATTGTTGAGTGAGCCTTTATAGTGAGCTAAAAGAAATGCAGCGTGTATATACATACTTGACTTCAATATCCTCTCACCTTGACTACTTTCCCCGTAAGTACTACATGAGCACATCTGGGATCTTCTGGGTCAAAATTATTCTCCACACAATAATTGCCTTCAGCAAGTGTCATCGATAGAGAACCCCTTGGATCTTTCTGCAAATTTAATGGAAGATTGATGACACCACCACCTTCACTTCTTCAAAGTTAAGGCTACTACAGCTAgagattataatatatatttataattttatttttttataattttataattaaattttattataatatatattataataaaatatattttcgcacCTACCTCAAAGTTTTTAGCGGTGAGGTCCAATGGTGTcatataaaaataaggtacacCGGTGGAGTTATTCGGCGGACCATCACTTAAAGAACAAACATCGGTGAATGGAAATCCTGTTATATCCGTCATAGTTGAAAGCGACGCGAGTGATCCCCAAACTGTACGAACAAATTGAATATAAGCATATAGAATTTGAATTAACTTCATGGGTAGATCCTTGTACACATACCTGATCCTTGCACACATACCTGAATTTCGAACAATATATCTGGCAACCCCCGCTCCATCCTCGGCTGGTGGTATCTTACCTACAAACGGGACGCGGCTTGCTTTCCTCATGGAGTGTTTATCGTCGTAATCACGTAAATTACCAACATTAATTGAATTTTGAGAATCAATGACAAAGTTTAATCTATCCCGACTGTTTTTATCCGACGACCAGTTACCCATGACTCCTGCACAAGCTACAACTAATAAAATTAACAGTATCCGGACCATTTTCGAACAGTATAGTAAGTGACAACCTAAAGGAAAAATCCACGGCTACTGAGGAAAGAGATGCTGCGAATGGCAAGAGACGTTATCACACAATGAACGAGGAAATAAAATTGTCAG
It encodes the following:
- the LOC124160666 gene encoding protein CREG1; translated protein: MVRILLILLVVACAGVMGNWSSDKNSRDRLNFVIDSQNSINVGNLRDYDDKHSMRKASRVPFVGKIPPAEDGAGVARYIVRNSVWGSLASLSTMTDITGFPFTDVCSLSDGPPNNSTGVPYFYMTPLDLTAKNFEKDPRGSLSMTLAEGNYCVENNFDPEDPRCAHVVLTGKVVKVKTGTDEEIFAQKALFTRHPSMRTWPKDHNWFFAKLEIQKISLLDYFGGVKIVNVDEYFHAGS